Proteins from a single region of Pseudomonas sp. BSw22131:
- a CDS encoding ABC transporter permease — MANRYGKGLLGGAITIVLLALLVHWIGIDTFRQYQDDLLFYLQAHLLLVLASMLAALVVGIPTGIFLSRPSMVHRAERFMQIFNIGNTIPPLAVLAIALGILGIGSGPAIFALFLASLLPIVRNTYEGLKNVQGSLKEAATGIGMTPRQVLWRVELPNAVPIMIGGVRVALAINVGTAPLAFLIGANSLGSLIFPGIALNNQPQLLLGAVCTALLALLLDGLVTLGSRIWLERGLAH; from the coding sequence GTGGCTAATCGCTATGGCAAGGGGCTATTGGGAGGCGCGATCACTATCGTGCTCCTGGCCCTGCTGGTCCACTGGATCGGCATCGATACATTTAGGCAGTATCAAGATGATCTGCTGTTTTACCTGCAAGCGCATCTGTTGCTGGTGCTGGCGTCCATGCTTGCGGCGTTGGTGGTAGGCATCCCGACCGGGATCTTCCTGAGCCGGCCGAGCATGGTTCACCGTGCTGAACGCTTCATGCAGATCTTCAACATCGGTAACACCATCCCGCCACTCGCTGTACTTGCCATTGCTCTGGGGATTCTCGGCATCGGCAGCGGTCCGGCTATCTTCGCCCTTTTCCTCGCTTCGCTGCTGCCCATTGTGCGCAACACCTACGAAGGCCTGAAAAACGTTCAGGGCTCTCTCAAGGAAGCCGCCACCGGCATCGGCATGACCCCACGTCAGGTGCTGTGGCGCGTGGAGCTGCCGAACGCTGTGCCGATCATGATCGGTGGCGTGCGCGTGGCTCTGGCGATCAACGTCGGCACCGCGCCGCTGGCTTTCCTGATTGGCGCCAACAGCTTGGGCAGCCTGATTTTCCCCGGCATCGCCTTGAATAATCAGCCGCAATTGCTGCTGGGCGCGGTATGTACCGCGTTGCTCGCGCTGTTGCTCGATGGTCTGGTGACGCTGGGCAGCCGAATCTGGCTGGAACGCGGCCTCGCCCATTGA
- a CDS encoding peptide chain release factor 3, which translates to MTRQAAEVAKRRTFAIISHPDAGKTTITEKLLLMGKAISIAGTVKSRKSDRHATSDWMEMEKQRGISITTSVMQFPYRDHMINLLDTPGHEDFSEDTYRTLTAVDSALMVLDGGKGVEPRTIALMDVCRLRDTPIVSFINKLDRDIRDPIELLDEIEAVLKIKAAPITWPIGCYRDFKGVYHLADDYIIVYTAGHGHERTDVKIIQKLDSDEARDHLGDEYDRFVDQLELVQGACHEFNQQEFLDGQLTPVFFGTALGNFGVDHVLDAVVNWAPLPLARVANERTVEPEEEKFAGFVFKIQANMDPKHRDRIAFMRICSGKYDKGMKMRHVRTGKDVRIGDALTFFSSEREQLEEAYAGDIIGLHNHGTIQIGDTFTEGEALGFTGIPHFAPELFRRVRLKDPLKSKQLRQGLQQLAEEGATQVFFPQRSNDIILGAVGVLQFDVVASRLKEEYKVECAYEPITVWSARWIECGDKKKLEEFENKAAENLALDGGGHLTYLAPTRVNLALMEERWPDVKFRATREHH; encoded by the coding sequence ATGACCAGACAGGCCGCCGAAGTCGCGAAACGCCGCACTTTCGCCATCATTTCTCACCCGGATGCGGGCAAGACCACCATCACTGAAAAATTGCTGCTGATGGGCAAGGCCATTTCCATTGCCGGTACGGTCAAATCCCGTAAATCCGACCGCCATGCGACATCCGACTGGATGGAAATGGAGAAACAGCGTGGTATCTCCATCACCACGTCGGTCATGCAGTTCCCGTATCGCGACCACATGATCAACCTGCTCGATACACCGGGCCACGAAGACTTTTCCGAAGACACCTACCGCACCCTGACCGCCGTCGACTCGGCGCTGATGGTGCTCGACGGCGGTAAAGGCGTTGAGCCAAGGACCATCGCACTGATGGACGTTTGCCGTCTGCGTGATACGCCTATCGTGAGCTTCATCAACAAGCTCGACCGCGACATTCGCGACCCAATCGAGTTGCTGGACGAGATCGAAGCGGTCCTGAAAATCAAGGCGGCGCCGATCACCTGGCCGATTGGTTGCTACCGCGATTTCAAGGGCGTGTATCACCTGGCCGACGACTACATCATCGTCTACACCGCAGGCCACGGCCACGAGCGTACCGACGTCAAGATCATCCAGAAGCTGGACTCCGACGAAGCCCGTGACCATTTGGGCGACGAGTACGACCGCTTCGTTGACCAACTCGAACTGGTGCAGGGCGCGTGTCATGAATTCAATCAGCAGGAGTTTCTGGACGGCCAGCTGACACCGGTGTTCTTCGGCACGGCGCTGGGTAACTTTGGCGTGGACCACGTGCTTGATGCCGTCGTGAACTGGGCGCCACTGCCACTGGCACGGGTTGCCAACGAACGCACGGTTGAGCCGGAAGAAGAGAAGTTTGCAGGCTTTGTGTTCAAGATCCAGGCGAACATGGACCCAAAACACCGTGACCGGATTGCCTTCATGCGCATCTGTTCGGGCAAGTACGACAAGGGCATGAAAATGCGCCATGTGCGTACCGGCAAGGACGTGCGTATCGGTGATGCCCTGACGTTCTTCTCCTCGGAGCGTGAGCAGCTCGAAGAAGCCTACGCGGGTGACATCATCGGCCTGCATAACCACGGCACGATCCAGATCGGCGACACGTTCACTGAAGGCGAAGCACTGGGCTTCACGGGTATTCCGCACTTTGCGCCTGAGCTGTTTCGCCGCGTGCGCCTGAAAGATCCGCTCAAATCCAAGCAACTGCGTCAGGGACTGCAGCAACTGGCCGAAGAAGGCGCCACGCAGGTGTTCTTCCCGCAGCGTAGCAACGACATCATTCTCGGCGCCGTCGGTGTGCTGCAGTTCGATGTAGTCGCCAGTCGTTTGAAGGAAGAATACAAGGTCGAGTGCGCATACGAGCCGATCACGGTCTGGTCAGCGCGCTGGATTGAGTGCGGGGACAAAAAGAAGCTGGAGGAATTCGAGAACAAGGCCGCAGAAAACCTGGCGCTCGATGGCGGCGGTCACCTGACTTACCTCGCCCCGACGCGGGTCAATCTGGCGCTGATGGAAGAGCGCTGGCCCGATGTGAAATTCCGCGCAACGCGCGAGCATCATTAA
- the ggt gene encoding gamma-glutamyltransferase produces MRVVMLKTLALSVIFSASTPVFALALEGGAVASPDQYGADVAAQILKKGGNAVDAAVATAFTLAVTYPEAGNIGGGGFMTLFMNGKPYFLDYRETAPKAATRDMYLDEKGEVIKGMSLVGARAAGVPGTVMGLWEAHERFGRLPWSELLTPAIGYAKNGFKVADKQYMYGAEAIKELNGKTNFGDYFGNMKTGEMLRQPELAKTLERIANKGANEFYQGQTADLLVAQMQHDKGLITKQDLQDYKAVWRKPLHVNWQGNTLYTAPLPSSGGVALAQLIGIKEELADDFKGVPLNSARYVHLMAEIEKRVFADRANYLGDPDFSVAPVDQLTDHAYLVKRAHEVNPTAISPTENVKAGLESHQTTHFSIVDSKGNAVSNTYTLNWDYGSGVVVKGAGFLLNDEMDDFSAKPGVANAFGVVGGDANAIEPGKRMLSSMSPSLVTRGGQVTLVLGTPGGSRIFTTVFQVLNNIYDFHMPLKDAVAAARVHHQLLPKDTIYTENFAPLAAPVADELKAMGYTLKEQGWSMGNVQAIKIDGSKVETASDPRGRGVGMVVK; encoded by the coding sequence ATGCGAGTCGTTATGCTCAAGACCCTCGCGCTGTCGGTCATTTTTTCCGCCAGTACGCCGGTATTCGCTCTTGCCCTGGAGGGTGGGGCGGTTGCATCGCCCGATCAATACGGCGCAGACGTTGCGGCGCAGATTCTCAAGAAAGGCGGTAACGCCGTCGATGCCGCTGTCGCCACCGCGTTCACCCTTGCCGTGACCTATCCCGAAGCCGGGAACATCGGTGGCGGGGGCTTCATGACGTTGTTCATGAATGGCAAACCGTACTTCCTCGACTACCGCGAAACAGCCCCGAAGGCAGCTACCCGGGACATGTACCTGGATGAAAAAGGCGAAGTCATCAAGGGCATGAGCCTGGTCGGCGCTCGGGCTGCCGGTGTGCCCGGCACCGTCATGGGGTTGTGGGAGGCGCATGAGAGGTTCGGCAGGTTGCCTTGGTCGGAGCTGCTGACGCCAGCCATTGGTTACGCGAAAAACGGCTTCAAAGTTGCCGACAAGCAATACATGTATGGCGCCGAGGCAATTAAGGAACTCAACGGCAAAACCAACTTTGGCGACTACTTCGGCAACATGAAGACGGGCGAGATGCTCCGTCAGCCAGAGCTGGCAAAAACCCTTGAGCGCATCGCCAATAAGGGTGCCAACGAGTTCTACCAAGGCCAGACCGCCGACTTGTTGGTGGCGCAAATGCAGCATGACAAGGGGCTGATCACCAAGCAGGACTTGCAGGATTACAAAGCGGTCTGGCGCAAGCCGCTGCACGTCAACTGGCAGGGCAATACGCTGTACACCGCGCCGCTGCCAAGTTCTGGCGGCGTTGCATTGGCGCAGTTGATCGGCATCAAAGAGGAGCTGGCAGACGATTTCAAAGGTGTGCCACTCAACTCTGCACGCTACGTTCACTTGATGGCCGAAATTGAAAAGCGCGTATTCGCCGACCGCGCCAACTATCTGGGCGACCCGGATTTCTCAGTCGCGCCAGTCGATCAGTTGACCGACCACGCTTACCTCGTCAAGCGAGCTCATGAGGTCAACCCGACAGCGATCTCGCCGACCGAAAACGTCAAGGCGGGCCTTGAGTCTCACCAGACCACGCACTTTTCTATCGTCGACTCAAAAGGCAATGCGGTCAGCAACACCTACACCCTGAACTGGGATTACGGCAGCGGCGTGGTGGTCAAAGGCGCGGGCTTCTTGCTCAATGACGAGATGGATGATTTCAGTGCCAAGCCGGGTGTGGCCAATGCATTTGGCGTGGTCGGTGGCGACGCCAATGCGATTGAACCCGGCAAGCGCATGTTGTCGTCGATGAGCCCAAGCCTGGTGACTCGTGGAGGGCAGGTGACACTGGTGTTGGGAACGCCAGGCGGCTCGCGGATCTTCACCACCGTGTTTCAGGTGCTGAACAACATCTACGATTTCCACATGCCGCTCAAAGACGCCGTAGCGGCTGCGCGCGTGCATCATCAGTTGTTGCCCAAGGACACGATCTATACCGAGAACTTCGCACCACTCGCCGCGCCTGTGGCCGATGAGCTGAAAGCCATGGGCTACACACTCAAGGAACAGGGCTGGTCGATGGGCAACGTGCAGGCGATCAAGATCGATGGCAGCAAGGTCGAAACCGCGTCCGATCCGCGTGGGCGGGGAGTGGGGATGGTGGTGAAGTGA
- a CDS encoding DMT family transporter, translating to MNVLTDPVPLSSGLSDADRRKGERWKILKISLATLFVVTCWGFSPTGIRIGLLGYDPGHLALLRFLIASLFMALIASSMRIALPRLKDIPLLAVLGFFAVSLHHIALNFGQSGVSAGASSVLVQSTPLFTALLAHFVFKERVSPWRWGCVVLGMIGAAIVVTGDRGFGHLDTRGLLILLAAFSWSVYFSLQKRHSHRYDGLTMVCYTVWSGTAILLIYLPGLATEVLNAPMRVNVAVGVLGLFPSALAYLAWAYVLNHMDVSRASMSLYLTPPMAIAIASAMLGELPSPMVIVGAVVVLISVLALNLRRERVVIFPVSR from the coding sequence ATGAACGTACTGACTGATCCGGTGCCCCTGTCGAGCGGGCTGAGCGACGCCGACAGGCGCAAAGGCGAGCGTTGGAAAATCCTGAAAATCAGCCTTGCAACGCTGTTTGTGGTGACGTGCTGGGGGTTCTCCCCGACGGGTATCCGTATCGGTTTGCTGGGCTATGATCCCGGCCATCTGGCCTTGCTGCGGTTTCTGATCGCGTCGTTGTTCATGGCGCTGATCGCCTCGTCGATGAGGATTGCCCTGCCGCGCCTGAAAGACATTCCGCTGTTGGCGGTCCTCGGGTTTTTCGCGGTCAGCCTGCACCATATCGCGCTTAACTTCGGGCAGTCCGGCGTCAGCGCTGGCGCGTCGAGTGTGTTGGTGCAGTCAACGCCGCTGTTCACCGCGCTATTGGCGCATTTCGTCTTCAAAGAGCGTGTCAGCCCTTGGCGTTGGGGCTGCGTGGTGCTGGGCATGATCGGCGCCGCGATTGTCGTGACCGGAGATCGCGGATTCGGGCACCTGGATACGCGCGGTTTGCTGATCCTGCTGGCAGCGTTTTCGTGGAGCGTTTATTTCTCGCTGCAAAAACGTCATTCCCACCGGTATGACGGGCTGACCATGGTCTGTTACACGGTCTGGTCCGGCACGGCCATTCTGCTGATTTACCTGCCGGGACTGGCCACTGAGGTCCTCAATGCGCCAATGCGAGTCAACGTGGCGGTGGGCGTGCTGGGTCTGTTTCCCAGCGCACTGGCCTATCTGGCGTGGGCTTACGTGCTCAACCACATGGACGTGAGCCGCGCGTCCATGAGCCTGTACCTGACGCCACCGATGGCCATTGCGATTGCTTCGGCAATGCTCGGCGAGTTGCCTTCACCGATGGTGATCGTCGGTGCGGTCGTGGTGTTGATCAGCGTGTTGGCGCTGAACCTGCGCCGCGAGCGAGTGGTTATTTTCCCGGTTTCGCGATGA
- a CDS encoding LysR family transcriptional regulator — protein sequence MELTQIRMFKTVYDTGSIARAAEVLHCVPSNITARIKALEAELGIALFYRQGRGLKISPAGEIFLTYAARMLTLADEAKRAVHPDAAPSGPLRIGAIESSATARLPRLLAKYHARYPDVSLELITGTGMQLLDATQNNKLDGAIVAIDVKRPQLRRTSMYREDLVLIAPESLGPVHSAADLQGKSIFMWPEGCPYRAALERWLLQSGQTQPIISIANYGTIVGCVSAGAGVALVPKGVFEQYRKGAGWVGYEFAELTSVDNLFYWHEHSEHHPARDAFVAMLRAEFEPALTPLE from the coding sequence ATGGAACTGACCCAGATCCGCATGTTCAAGACCGTCTACGACACCGGCAGCATCGCCCGGGCGGCGGAGGTGTTGCATTGCGTCCCTTCCAACATCACCGCACGCATAAAAGCGCTGGAGGCTGAGCTGGGTATCGCGCTGTTTTACCGGCAAGGCCGGGGCTTGAAAATCAGCCCGGCCGGGGAAATATTCCTGACGTACGCGGCCAGGATGCTGACGCTGGCAGACGAAGCCAAGCGTGCCGTTCACCCCGACGCAGCGCCCTCGGGGCCTTTGAGAATCGGCGCGATTGAATCTTCGGCCACGGCGCGATTGCCCAGATTGCTGGCCAAGTACCACGCTCGCTACCCGGACGTTTCCCTGGAGCTGATCACCGGCACCGGGATGCAGTTGCTGGACGCGACGCAGAACAACAAGCTCGACGGCGCGATCGTTGCCATCGATGTCAAACGCCCACAGTTGCGCCGCACCAGCATGTACCGGGAGGACCTGGTGTTGATCGCGCCGGAGTCCCTTGGCCCGGTCCACAGCGCCGCCGACCTGCAAGGCAAATCGATCTTCATGTGGCCGGAAGGATGTCCTTATCGTGCGGCGCTGGAACGCTGGCTGCTGCAAAGCGGGCAGACCCAGCCGATCATCAGCATCGCCAATTACGGGACGATTGTCGGCTGCGTCAGCGCGGGAGCTGGCGTTGCGCTGGTGCCCAAAGGCGTGTTCGAGCAATACCGAAAAGGCGCGGGCTGGGTGGGCTATGAGTTCGCGGAACTGACCTCGGTCGACAACCTGTTCTACTGGCACGAACACTCTGAACACCACCCGGCGCGTGACGCGTTCGTGGCGATGTTGCGCGCTGAGTTCGAGCCAGCCCTGACGCCGCTCGAATGA
- a CDS encoding sulfite exporter TauE/SafE family protein — MNTLFGMYHTIGVSLSALVLITFLLAGTVKGMIGMGLPTVAMGLLGLAMLPAQAAALLIVPSMFTNVWQLMAGGHLRGLIRRLWPVLTMICVGTFAGSLWLGIGSGKSMGHALGAALLVYALCGLFLPTLKVPPAAERWLGPLCGLITGIITSATGVFVIPVVPYIQGLGLDRNELVQALGLSFTISTLALGAGLFWNGELGGSEIGASILALIPALLGMMIGQWLRRRISAIWFRRVFFIGMAALGVHLMIAG, encoded by the coding sequence ATGAATACACTTTTCGGGATGTACCACACCATCGGCGTGAGCCTTTCTGCGCTGGTGCTAATCACCTTTCTGCTGGCAGGCACCGTGAAGGGCATGATCGGTATGGGACTGCCGACAGTTGCCATGGGGCTGCTGGGCCTGGCTATGTTGCCGGCGCAGGCTGCGGCGTTACTGATCGTTCCATCCATGTTCACCAACGTTTGGCAGTTGATGGCGGGCGGGCACCTGCGCGGTTTGATCCGGCGTCTATGGCCCGTGCTGACGATGATTTGCGTCGGCACCTTTGCAGGATCGCTCTGGCTGGGCATCGGCAGCGGCAAATCCATGGGGCATGCATTGGGCGCCGCGCTGCTGGTTTATGCGTTGTGCGGGTTGTTTTTACCAACGCTCAAGGTGCCGCCCGCTGCCGAGCGCTGGTTGGGGCCGCTGTGTGGGCTCATCACGGGGATCATCACATCGGCGACGGGCGTCTTCGTGATCCCGGTGGTGCCCTACATTCAGGGGCTGGGGCTGGACCGCAACGAACTGGTTCAAGCGTTGGGCCTGTCTTTCACGATATCAACCCTCGCGCTCGGCGCTGGCTTGTTCTGGAATGGGGAGCTGGGCGGTAGCGAAATCGGGGCGTCAATCCTGGCGCTGATCCCGGCGTTGCTGGGGATGATGATTGGCCAATGGCTGCGACGGCGCATCAGTGCGATCTGGTTCAGGCGAGTGTTCTTTATCGGCATGGCGGCGTTGGGCGTGCACTTGATGATTGCTGGGTGA
- a CDS encoding LysR substrate-binding domain-containing protein, translating to MQFDLIDLKLFLHILDSGNITAGAALCHLSLASASARIRGLEASLGIALLDRGRRGVTPTPAGKALAQHARLILQQVARMQVDLKGYVHGFKGQIRLLCNTSALSEYLPELLAVFLADHPNIDINLEEHPSLRILQAVRSGTADLGIISDAVDASGLQTLPFRADPLIVIAPHDHALCVNDTVRFVQGLDYPFVGLSITSAMAIYLEEQAVHAGRRLDIRIRAESYDGVMRMVARGAGLGIVPRAAAKRFQDSARFKCLPLSDAWADRTLLLCAQDFNALPVYATTLVRALAPDIALLGIPMSSPDN from the coding sequence ATGCAATTTGACCTGATTGACCTCAAGCTTTTTCTGCACATTCTTGACAGTGGCAACATCACCGCGGGCGCAGCGCTCTGTCATCTGTCGCTGGCGTCGGCAAGCGCACGCATTCGCGGTCTGGAGGCATCGCTGGGGATAGCACTCCTCGACAGAGGACGACGCGGGGTAACGCCGACACCCGCGGGCAAAGCGCTGGCGCAACACGCCCGGCTGATCCTGCAACAGGTGGCGCGCATGCAGGTGGATCTCAAGGGTTATGTCCACGGTTTCAAGGGGCAGATCCGCCTGTTGTGCAACACCTCGGCATTAAGTGAATACCTGCCGGAGTTGCTCGCAGTGTTTCTGGCGGATCATCCAAATATCGACATCAATCTGGAAGAGCATCCCAGCCTGCGCATCCTGCAAGCGGTGCGCAGCGGTACGGCGGACCTGGGGATCATCTCCGACGCCGTGGACGCCAGCGGCCTGCAAACCCTGCCGTTTCGCGCCGATCCGCTGATAGTGATCGCGCCGCACGATCATGCCCTTTGCGTCAACGACACCGTGCGTTTCGTACAGGGCCTGGATTACCCATTCGTCGGCCTGAGCATCACCAGCGCCATGGCGATCTATCTCGAAGAGCAGGCAGTGCACGCCGGTCGCCGTCTGGACATCCGCATACGTGCAGAGAGCTATGACGGTGTAATGCGCATGGTCGCACGCGGCGCCGGGCTGGGCATCGTGCCGCGCGCGGCTGCCAAACGGTTTCAGGATTCAGCACGATTCAAATGCCTGCCGTTGAGCGATGCGTGGGCAGACCGCACGCTGTTGCTGTGTGCGCAGGATTTCAACGCGCTGCCTGTTTACGCCACCACCCTGGTACGCGCATTGGCACCCGATATCGCGCTTCTGGGCATCCCGATGTCGAGCCCAGACAACTGA
- a CDS encoding cupin domain-containing protein, with protein sequence MSKPITVLRDTTPLPVVDACKWERIEGEPHTVNLNAYTSEDGSKIMGTWICTPGKWRVEYVKWEYCDFREGYCIITPDGMEPIHLRAGDIFVVEPGMKGTWEVVETVRKYFVFA encoded by the coding sequence ATGTCTAAGCCGATCACCGTTCTTCGCGACACCACACCGTTGCCCGTCGTCGACGCCTGCAAATGGGAACGCATCGAGGGCGAACCGCACACCGTCAACCTCAACGCCTACACCAGCGAAGACGGCAGCAAAATCATGGGGACCTGGATCTGCACCCCCGGCAAATGGCGGGTTGAATATGTGAAGTGGGAATACTGCGATTTCCGTGAGGGCTACTGCATCATCACGCCCGACGGCATGGAGCCGATCCACTTGCGTGCGGGCGATATCTTCGTGGTCGAACCCGGCATGAAAGGCACGTGGGAAGTGGTCGAGACCGTTCGCAAGTATTTTGTGTTTGCCTGA
- a CDS encoding MOSC domain-containing protein — translation MNATITAVSLSPGHTFSKHATGEITLLEGLGVEGDAHCGVTVKHRSDVARDPTRANLRQVHLIHGELFDELREQGFSVEASMLGENVTTRGVDLLALPVDTELRLGDCAVVRLTGLRNPCSQIDRLQKGLLSAVVERKPDGEIIRKTGVMAVVIKGGVVRQGDDLIVKLPALPHRKLERV, via the coding sequence ATGAATGCCACTATCACCGCTGTCAGCTTGAGCCCCGGCCACACATTCAGCAAACACGCCACCGGGGAAATCACCCTGCTCGAAGGCCTGGGCGTCGAAGGTGACGCGCACTGCGGCGTCACCGTTAAGCACAGGTCCGACGTCGCACGGGACCCGACCCGCGCCAATTTGCGTCAGGTCCACCTGATCCACGGCGAATTGTTCGATGAGCTGCGCGAGCAAGGATTTTCAGTCGAAGCCTCGATGCTCGGCGAAAACGTCACCACTCGCGGCGTTGACTTGCTGGCGCTCCCGGTCGATACCGAACTGCGACTGGGCGACTGCGCTGTAGTGCGGCTGACCGGCCTGCGTAATCCCTGTTCGCAGATAGACCGGCTTCAGAAAGGGCTGCTGTCGGCCGTAGTCGAACGCAAACCCGATGGCGAGATCATTCGCAAGACAGGCGTCATGGCCGTGGTGATAAAAGGCGGCGTGGTGCGCCAGGGCGATGACCTGATCGTGAAGCTCCCGGCGCTGCCCCATCGCAAGCTTGAGCGGGTTTGA
- the mmsB gene encoding 3-hydroxyisobutyrate dehydrogenase: MKIAFIGLGNMGAPMARNLIKAGHDLNLYDLNQQVLAELAAVGGRITESPRHAAQGVELVITMLPAAAHVRSVYLGEEGVLAGISAGVPAVDCSTIDPQTIRDVATVAGKQGVTLGDAPVSGGTGGAQAGTLTFMVGASAEHFATLRPILAQMGKNIVHCGGIGTGQIAKICNNLLLGISMIGVAEAMALGNSLGIDTHVLAGVINSSTGRCWSSEIYNPWPGIVDTAPASRGYTGGFGADLMLKDLGLATEAAKVAHQPVILGAIAQQLYQAMSLRGDGGKDFSAVIEAYLNK, encoded by the coding sequence ATGAAAATCGCATTTATCGGACTGGGTAACATGGGCGCGCCGATGGCGCGAAACCTGATCAAGGCCGGACATGACCTCAACCTGTACGACCTCAATCAGCAAGTGCTGGCCGAACTTGCGGCCGTCGGCGGACGCATCACCGAGTCCCCTCGCCACGCGGCGCAAGGTGTCGAGCTGGTCATCACCATGCTGCCCGCCGCAGCTCACGTACGCAGTGTTTATCTGGGCGAAGAGGGCGTGCTGGCAGGTATCAGTGCCGGCGTCCCTGCGGTCGATTGCAGCACGATTGATCCGCAGACGATTCGTGACGTCGCCACCGTTGCCGGCAAGCAGGGCGTGACGCTGGGAGACGCGCCGGTGTCTGGCGGTACGGGCGGTGCGCAGGCTGGCACGCTGACTTTCATGGTGGGCGCCAGCGCAGAACACTTCGCCACGCTCAGACCGATCCTTGCGCAGATGGGCAAAAACATCGTGCATTGCGGCGGCATCGGCACCGGCCAGATCGCCAAGATCTGCAACAACCTGCTGCTTGGAATCTCCATGATCGGCGTTGCCGAAGCCATGGCGCTGGGCAACAGCCTGGGCATCGACACACACGTGCTGGCGGGGGTTATCAACAGCTCGACCGGACGTTGCTGGAGCTCGGAAATCTACAACCCCTGGCCTGGCATCGTCGACACCGCGCCAGCGTCACGCGGTTACACGGGCGGTTTTGGCGCAGACCTGATGCTCAAGGATCTGGGCCTTGCGACCGAGGCCGCCAAGGTCGCCCACCAACCGGTGATCCTCGGCGCCATCGCCCAACAGCTCTACCAGGCCATGAGCCTGCGCGGCGACGGCGGCAAGGATTTCTCGGCGGTGATCGAGGCATATTTGAATAAGTGA